GCCTGGAAAAATGGCTGGTCGGCTTCGAATGACGCGTTTGTGTCGCTCATGAGGGGATATTATAGGAAGGGACATGGCGCCTCCCAAGTCCAAAAAATCCATCGCTGTCAAAAAGCCTCAACCCGCCCCTGCCGGCGGCGGCCCGGCGGCTGGTACACGGCCGCGAAAAGCGGCTTCCCGGTCGCTCTACAGTGCCGCCGAGGTGCATGAGATCTTCAGGCGCTTTTCCGTGCAGCGGCCTGAGCCGAAAGGCGAGCTCGACTATGTCAACGCCTTCACCCTGCTGGTCGCGGTGGTGCTGTCAGCGCAGGCAACCGACGCGGGCGTCAACAAGGCGACCAAGGCATTGTTCGCGGCTGCCGACACGCCAGCCAGGATGCTGGCGCTGGGCGAGGCCAAGGTCGGCGACTACATCCGCACGATAGGGCTGTGGCGGAACAAAGCGAAGAACGTGATCGCGCTGTCGAAGGCGCTGATCGATGATTATGCGGGCCAGGTGCCGCAGGATCGAGACGAGCTGGTGAAGCTGCCGGGCGTCGGGCGCAAGACCGCCAATGTCGTGCTCAACGTCGCCTTCGGCCAGCACACGATGGCGGTCGACACGCATATCTTCCGCATCGGCAATCGGATTGGGCTGGCTCCCGGCAAGACGCCGGAACAGGTCGAGCAGGGGCTGCTCAAGGTCATCCCGGCCGAGTTCATGCGACATGCGCATCACTGGCTGATCCTGCATGGCCGCTATGTCTGCAAGGCGCGCAAGCCCGATTGCCCGGCCTGCGTGATCGCCGATATCTGCAAGTCGAAGGAAA
This region of Mesorhizobium sp. M2A.F.Ca.ET.046.03.2.1 genomic DNA includes:
- the nth gene encoding endonuclease III; the protein is MAPPKSKKSIAVKKPQPAPAGGGPAAGTRPRKAASRSLYSAAEVHEIFRRFSVQRPEPKGELDYVNAFTLLVAVVLSAQATDAGVNKATKALFAAADTPARMLALGEAKVGDYIRTIGLWRNKAKNVIALSKALIDDYAGQVPQDRDELVKLPGVGRKTANVVLNVAFGQHTMAVDTHIFRIGNRIGLAPGKTPEQVEQGLLKVIPAEFMRHAHHWLILHGRYVCKARKPDCPACVIADICKSKEKTTDIPAPLMPIAPLDETFAAEA